In the Ignavibacteriales bacterium genome, GTGCAAAATAATGATCATTAAAATAATCAGCGATTTTCATTGTGGTGGCGGTTAATCCGAGAGGTACATAAGCTGAAGTAATTCCTTTAGCAGTAGTAAGAATATCCGGTAAAACATTCCAATGATCAACAGCAAACCATTTTCCGGTTCTTCCCCATCCGCTCATTACTTCGTCAGCGATAAGCAAAACATTATTATCATCACAAATTTTTCGCAATCTCGGCATATATTCCTTAGGCGGAATTAATATTCCATTTGTTCCAACAACAGGCTCAAGAATAATTGCGGCTACATTGCTTTCATTCTTAATCATATGTTCGATGTAATTTACGCATGCAATTTCGCAATCCGGATACGAATGATTGAGCGGACAATGATAACAATTACATTCAGGTGCAAAAATTACTCCATCAATTTTTCCTGAAGGTTCAACTGCCCAACGTCTGGGATCTCCTGTCGCTGCAATAGATGCCGCAGTTGATCCATGATAGGAATTATAACGTGAAATAATTTTGTACTTACCGGTGTACATTCGTGCAATTTTTATTGCGGCTTCATTCGCTTCTGTCCCGGAAGTAGAAAAATAAAATTTCTCTAATCCTTTTGGTAAGACTTCTAATAATAATTTACTCAACTCAGCGCGTACTTCTGTAGCAAATCCAGGTGCAGCATAAGCAAGTTTCTTTGCTTGCTCTTCTATCGCTTTAATGACTGCTTGATTTTTGTGCCCGAGTGTAACACACATCAGTTGAGAAGAAAAATCGAGATATTTCTTACCTGTTGAATCTGTGAAGTAACATCCTTCAGCATCAACGATCTGAAGTGGAGTCCAATTTTTTTGAAATCTCCATGTGCCGTAAGTATGTTTAGCGGTTATTGCAACTACTTCTTCGGGTGTCAATTTAAATTTCCTTATAGAATTGTAATAATATTTGCTTTAACTAATTCTCATATATTGAATGGATCTATTTCTGAAGATCAGTTATAGCTCCATAAGATTCCGGTCGCCTATCGCGATAGAACTGCCAAACATTTCTGACTTCAAGAATTTCATCCAGATTAAGATCAGCTACAACTAATTCATCTTTATCTCTGCAAGCCTGAGCAATTATTTTACCACGTGGATTGCAGAAATAACTTTTACCATAAAATTCTCCAATGTTCCAAGGTGCTTCTGTTCCAACGCGATTAATTGCACCAACAAAATATCCGTTTGCAACTGCATGAGCAGGCTGTTCCAATTCCCATAAATATTCTGAAAGTCCGGCTACTGTTGCAGAAGGATTAAAAATAATCTCTGCCCCGTTCAATCCAAGAATTCTGGCTCCTTCAGGAAAATGGCGATCATAACAAATATAAACTCCGATATCTGCAAATGCAGTTTTGAAAACGGGAAATCCAAGATTACCGGGTTTGAAATAAAATTTCTCCCAAAATCCCGGATCGCAGTGAGGAATATGATGCTTCCGATATTTACCAAGATATTTCCCATCCGCATCAATAACTGCCGCTGTGTTATAATAGACGCCTTTAATTTCTTCTTCATAAATTGGGACAACTATTACCATTGAATATTTCTTTGCAATCTCTTGCATCAGTTTAACTGTTGGACCGTCAGGAATTTTTTCAACAAGCGAATACCACTTTGTTTTTTGTTCGGCACAAAAATATGGTCCATAAAATAGTTCTTGCATGCAAAGAATTTGTACTCCTTTCTTTGCAGCTTGTTTAATTATTAACAAATGTTTTTCGATCATTGATTGTTTAACTTTTTCAATCGGTTGCTCAGCGGACATTGAAAGAGTTGCCTGAATCAAACCACCGCGAACTGTTCGTGACATATTCTTACCTTTATATTTTCTAATAGATAATATTTTGATTAAGCTACTATTTATAATCCTACATACAAATTTCTACTTACTACATTAAGACTCAACTCATCCAGTTTATTTGCGATTCCGGATTCCATTTGACCGTAGTTTTTTTCAACTTAGTCCAAAATTCTATTGAACTTTTTCCGGTTATATCACAAGTCCCGAATTTCGATTCGTTCCAACCGCCAAATGAAAAAGGTTCTCTAGGTACAGGTACTCCAATGTTCACACCAATCATTCCGGCGCTAGCTCGTTCACTGATATATTTTGCCATTCCGCCGCTTTGTGTAAAGACAGATGCAGCATTTCCATATAAAGAACTTTGCTGAATGGACAGAGCCGTGTCAACATTATCAGCACGAATTATTGCCAGCACAGGTCCAAAAACTTCTTCTTTAGCAATCCGCATTTCTGGTCTTACATAATCGATAACAGTTGGACCTACATAAAAACCATTTTCTTTACCGGGCACTTTACAATTTCTTCCATCTAATAAAATTTTTGCACCTTCTCTCTCTGCTTCAGTAATATAATTTTCAATTCTTTCTTTTGCTTGTTTTGAAATTACAGCGCCAAGATTTTTTCCCGGAATAATTTTCTTCGCTTCTTCTACAAGTTGATTAATAATATTATCAACAGAACCGACTGCAATCATAGCAGATGCAGCCATACAACGCTGACCAGCGCATCCTGACATTGATGCCGCCACATTTGATGCTGTCATAGCAACATTCGCATCGGGTAAAACTATTAAATGATTTTTTGCCCCACCTAGTGTTAAAGCTCTTTTTAGATTTGATGTAGAACGAGTATAAACAATCTTTGCAACTTTTGTAGATCCGACAAATGAAACAGCTTGGATACCGGGATGATCACATATTGCTTCAACAACATCTTTTGCGCCATGGATAACATTGAAAACACCATCCGGTAATCCGGCTTCTTTTAACAGATCAGCAATTCTGTTTGCACTTATCGGAACAAGCTCTGATGGTTTAAGGATCATACAATTACCTAAAACAAGTGCATTCGGTATTGTCCAATTTGGAACCATATTAGGAAAGTTGAATGGAGTAATACAAGCAACAACTCCAACAGGAAAACGTTCAACTCTACACTCTACTCCTCTGCTTACTTCCATTACTTCACCGGCTGCGAGCTGCTCAAGTGAACAAGCAAATTCAGTAACCTCAATGCTCTTCTCTATTTCAGCAGTACTTTCTGAGATTGTCTTACCGTTTTCTTCATGGATCAATTCAGCAAGTTCATTTAGATTTTTTTCGAGAAGAGATTTGTACTTGTAAAAAATTTGTGAGCGTTCTTTTATCGGTGTTGCAGACCAAGCTGGAAATGCTTTTTGAGCAACAGTTACTGCCAGATTTACAGCATCTGTTCCTGAGATCGGGACAGTTGAGATTATTGACCCATCAATAGGTGAAATTACATCAATTCTTTTTTCTCCACCATCAATGGATTTACCATCAATATAATTTTTCAAAGAAGGGTACTTCATGAAACCCTCATATAGTTTTTAGTGTAATATTTTTTCACTTTTAAGTTAAAAAAATAGAGATTATTAATGAAGAAAGAAAGATTTTTTTAATAGGAATGATTAGAATAGATATGCACAATAAATAAGAAATTAAAAGCGAGTATTAATACTTAGATAAATTCGGGAATAAGTTGTTGTCGCTTGGAATGTTCCCTCATAACTGATAGTAAGAAAACTATTATAAAATAAGCGCCAAGATAAATCCAGATTTCCAATATTCTGAATCAGATTCGGTGAACCGCTAAGGAATTGATAATTAATTCTTTTTAATCCAAATCCAACATTCATTTCACCATTAAACAAATCCTTATTGATTGCCGCGCTGTAATAATCTCCATTCACATATCCAGATTCAATTTTATTATAGTTAAGATAAATTGATGACAATATCAACGGAAGTTGTATATAACCTAAATTAATTCCATAATTTCTTGATGGCTGCGGATCACCCTTACTAAAACGATAACCATAATTAAATCCTAACCACAAATAATTAAACGGCCGCAGATTCATTCTCAATCCAAATCCTTGCTGTGTTGATGATGCAAGAATACTATCTGCCAAGTTCTTATATGTCTCATAGTATGCGATGTTTTTTCTCGCATCATAAGAGGCGCTAAAGTTTAACCAATTATTGAGAGAATAAGAACCAAGTATGAACAAACTTGTAAGATCAAAGGATGATTGATCAATTCCATTTTTCCTTTTATAGAGATCTACTTCAGAAGAAAAAAACAGACCTAAATTTTGCGTAAGATTACTATTATTCTGGAAGTACAAAAATCTTCTGTCGGTCTTAAAATTATTTGTCTGCTGAAAAATTCCAATAGTATTTTGCATTGAAGCATTTCCCAAACTATCGCTTCTGAAGAGATAGCCGCCATACTCAAACAATTTAATATCATATCCATAATCTGTAAAGTTTGGTCTCGAACCTACAATAGCGCCAATTACAAATTTGCTGATAGATGTTTCTAACTGAAGTCCATCAATAGCGCCAAGACTTGAAGTTCTAATATTAATTTTTCTTCCGAATGTAATTTTTGTTTTATCGCTAATTTTATAATTGATTGAAAGGTCATATACTTTCAAAGCGTCTCCAATATTATTTTGAACATCGTTCCATCGGTCTGATCTGTATGAAAAATTAATATAACTTGAAAATGATAATGGCGATCTGAAAATTGAATCTGCATCCATTGAAAAAGAATAACGCCAATTCTGAGAATTAGGTAATCCGTCAGCGTTAGATAAATTTGAATACGATGAGATTGAGAAATTACCTCTGATCTTTTTAGTATAATACGGCGTTACTCTCTCTGTTACAGCTTTATTTTCTGTAACTGTTTCCTGTAAAGATATTTTTTGATCAACTTTTTCTGCAACAGGTTTAACCGTATCCGTTTGTTTTGCAAATGTTCTAATCTCGTCCCCAACTTTCAATTGATAGTTATTAATTGCAATTCCTGAGCAGGACGTAGTTGAAATAAATTTAATAATTATCACCGGCTTCAGAATCCCTTTAATATCAGTATATAAAGTATCGTTAGTTGCTATTCCTTCAGTATTCTCGAATCGCACATAAATATTTTGAGAAGTGATAAAAGAAATTTTCCCTACTCTAACTTCTTTAGAAATCTCTTGTGCAAATAAACTAACAGCACACATTGAAAAGATAATTATCAAAAAAATTCTTTTTACCATTTATCCACCCGAATCTCCAGTTGGATGACAACTATAGCAACCGGCAGGAGTGGAAACGTAATTTCTAACACCTTGGTGCTTGGAATCCATCTGTGCCTGAGGATGACATTTGAAACAGCTGAATGTTTTGAAATTTGTTTGATCTGAATGACAATCACTGCAAAGTGTCCATCTACCTCTATGTTTTCCCGAATAGATTGGGAAGTACTGTCCATCATGATTAAACGTTGAAGGTGTCCATGCATTTTGTGTATGGCAACTTTCACAATTCGTAGGGAAATGGGCAGTTACATGGTTCGGATTAGTAGTACTGTTGTATTTTGCCTGATGGCATCCTACACACTGAGTAGGAGCGCTACTATAATTTCCAGTATGACAATTAGCACACTGATTCGCAATCGTAAGATGAGCACCAAGTATTGGATAATAATTATTATGAATCGGAAAAGTAGCCGGCTTCCAACCAGGATTAGTTGTGTGGCATTGATCGCAGGTATTAGGAATATTTAATGTCACATGATTAGGATTAGTTGTGCTCTGATACCTTGCTAAATGGCAACTCGAACAAATTGTTGAAGTTCCTTTAAATGTTGTTACATGGCAACTAGTACAAGTCACATTTACATGAGATCCTGTTAAAGGGAATGACGTTGTTGAATGATTAAATACAGCTCCTTGCCAGGTTGTTGTTGTATGGCATTGTGTACAATCTGTTGGGTATCCTTGTGAAAGATGATTTAGTGCACTATTAAAATTTGTTTGATGGCATGAGATACATGTTGTTGGTGTTCCACCTGAAAATCCGTTTGTATGGCAT is a window encoding:
- a CDS encoding CoA-acylating methylmalonate-semialdehyde dehydrogenase → MKYPSLKNYIDGKSIDGGEKRIDVISPIDGSIISTVPISGTDAVNLAVTVAQKAFPAWSATPIKERSQIFYKYKSLLEKNLNELAELIHEENGKTISESTAEIEKSIEVTEFACSLEQLAAGEVMEVSRGVECRVERFPVGVVACITPFNFPNMVPNWTIPNALVLGNCMILKPSELVPISANRIADLLKEAGLPDGVFNVIHGAKDVVEAICDHPGIQAVSFVGSTKVAKIVYTRSTSNLKRALTLGGAKNHLIVLPDANVAMTASNVAASMSGCAGQRCMAASAMIAVGSVDNIINQLVEEAKKIIPGKNLGAVISKQAKERIENYITEAEREGAKILLDGRNCKVPGKENGFYVGPTVIDYVRPEMRIAKEEVFGPVLAIIRADNVDTALSIQQSSLYGNAASVFTQSGGMAKYISERASAGMIGVNIGVPVPREPFSFGGWNESKFGTCDITGKSSIEFWTKLKKTTVKWNPESQINWMS
- a CDS encoding cytochrome c3 family protein, which codes for NFNSALNHVAQGYPTDCAKCHTTVAWNAVTFNHSTTSFPLTGSHVNVSCALCHTNGFSGGTPTTCISCHQTNFNSALNHVAQGYPTDCAKCHTTVAWNAVTFNHSTTLFPLTGSHVNVSCALCHTNGFSGGTPTTCISCHQTNFNSALNHLSQGYPTDCTQCHTTTTWQGAVFNHSTTSFPLTGSHVNVTCTSCHVTTFKGTSTICSSCHLARYQSTTNPNHVTLNIPNTCDQCHTTNPGWKPATFPIHNNYYPILGAHLTIANQCANCHTGNYSSAPTQCVGCHQAKYNSTTNPNHVTAHFPTNCESCHTQNAWTPSTFNHDGQYFPIYSGKHRGRWTLCSDCHSDQTNFKTFSCFKCHPQAQMDSKHQGVRNYVSTPAGCYSCHPTGDSGG
- a CDS encoding acyltransferase — its product is MSRTVRGGLIQATLSMSAEQPIEKVKQSMIEKHLLIIKQAAKKGVQILCMQELFYGPYFCAEQKTKWYSLVEKIPDGPTVKLMQEIAKKYSMVIVVPIYEEEIKGVYYNTAAVIDADGKYLGKYRKHHIPHCDPGFWEKFYFKPGNLGFPVFKTAFADIGVYICYDRHFPEGARILGLNGAEIIFNPSATVAGLSEYLWELEQPAHAVANGYFVGAINRVGTEAPWNIGEFYGKSYFCNPRGKIIAQACRDKDELVVADLNLDEILEVRNVWQFYRDRRPESYGAITDLQK
- a CDS encoding aspartate aminotransferase family protein, whose amino-acid sequence is MTPEEVVAITAKHTYGTWRFQKNWTPLQIVDAEGCYFTDSTGKKYLDFSSQLMCVTLGHKNQAVIKAIEEQAKKLAYAAPGFATEVRAELSKLLLEVLPKGLEKFYFSTSGTEANEAAIKIARMYTGKYKIISRYNSYHGSTAASIAATGDPRRWAVEPSGKIDGVIFAPECNCYHCPLNHSYPDCEIACVNYIEHMIKNESNVAAIILEPVVGTNGILIPPKEYMPRLRKICDDNNVLLIADEVMSGWGRTGKWFAVDHWNVLPDILTTAKGITSAYVPLGLTATTMKIADYFNDHYFAHGHTYEAHPLTLAPAIAAINELRNKKLIDRAVEMGDHLNKKLNALKSKHPSIGDVRGIGLFYAVELVKNQSTKEPFNTKEDKVSGKPLLVDKISAEMMKRGVYVQSWVSHFIIAPPLIITKEEIDFAVEKLDECLSIADDALKT